In Chloroflexota bacterium, one genomic interval encodes:
- the acsC gene encoding acetyl-CoA decarbonylase/synthase complex subunit gamma — translation MPLSGLEIYKHLPKTNCKECGFPTCLAFAMKLAAKGAELSACPYVSEEAKQLLDAASAPPIRLITIGKGDNRIEIGNETVLFRHEKTFYHEPGLMLRIKDTQPSEQVTMTAQQVNEYAVERVGTTLHLNGLAIENASGDASAFVSCIETVKAKTNLPLVLMSTVSQAMEVALQKVAVDRPLIYAATKDNWEDMARLAQKFQCPLVVHDEGDLSTLASLAEQVIKAGVSDIILDPETRGLKGTLIQHTFIRRLALRKNFRLVGFPIISFPGEVANSPLEEAVLAAQDIAKYAGIIVLDHFDPSLAYPLLTLRQNIYTDPQKPIQVKPDLYQIGEPAENSPLLITTNFSLTYFTVAGEVEASGIPAFLLVADAEGMSVLTAWAAGKFDAEKIAKTVKGANLESKLAHHKLVIPGYIAGISGEIEEELPNWQILVGPREAVDIPVYLKTVWQAVGAPAAAS, via the coding sequence ATGCCTCTTAGTGGACTTGAGATCTATAAACATTTGCCTAAAACTAATTGTAAGGAGTGTGGCTTCCCCACCTGCCTCGCCTTTGCCATGAAGCTAGCCGCCAAAGGAGCTGAGCTTTCCGCCTGCCCTTACGTCTCAGAGGAAGCGAAACAGCTCTTAGATGCCGCTTCCGCCCCCCCTATTCGACTGATAACAATCGGCAAGGGGGATAACAGGATTGAAATTGGGAATGAAACCGTTCTGTTTCGCCACGAAAAAACATTCTACCACGAACCAGGCTTAATGCTCAGAATTAAGGATACGCAACCTTCCGAACAGGTCACCATGACTGCTCAGCAAGTTAACGAGTACGCTGTGGAGCGAGTTGGCACCACTCTCCATCTCAATGGTCTGGCCATAGAAAACGCATCCGGAGATGCATCTGCCTTCGTGAGCTGTATCGAAACAGTTAAGGCTAAAACGAATCTACCGCTAGTACTTATGTCTACAGTTAGCCAGGCTATGGAGGTTGCCCTCCAAAAAGTTGCTGTTGATAGACCACTGATCTACGCCGCCACCAAAGATAATTGGGAAGACATGGCCAGATTAGCCCAAAAATTTCAATGCCCTCTGGTCGTCCATGACGAGGGTGACCTATCTACCTTGGCCAGTCTAGCGGAACAGGTGATAAAAGCTGGTGTATCCGATATCATCTTGGATCCAGAGACAAGAGGGCTGAAGGGAACATTGATCCAACATACATTTATCAGACGTTTGGCCCTGCGCAAGAATTTCCGCTTGGTTGGCTTCCCGATTATCAGCTTCCCAGGTGAAGTAGCCAATTCCCCCTTGGAGGAGGCTGTATTAGCGGCCCAAGATATTGCCAAGTATGCGGGGATCATTGTGCTGGATCATTTCGATCCCAGCCTTGCCTACCCCCTACTGACCCTCCGCCAAAATATTTATACCGATCCGCAGAAACCGATTCAAGTTAAACCCGACCTTTATCAAATCGGTGAGCCAGCCGAAAATTCCCCTCTTCTCATCACAACCAACTTCTCTTTGACCTACTTTACTGTAGCAGGAGAGGTCGAGGCCAGTGGGATACCTGCCTTTCTGCTAGTGGCTGATGCAGAGGGAATGTCAGTGCTGACAGCCTGGGCCGCGGGTAAATTTGATGCCGAGAAGATAGCCAAAACGGTCAAGGGCGCTAATCTTGAGAGCAAACTGGCTCACCATAAGCTGGTGATTCCAGGTTATATAGCCGGGATATCCGGCGAGATAGAAGAGGAACTACCCAACTGGCAAATATTGGTCGGCCCTCGAGAGGCCGTTGATATTCCGGTCTATTTAAAGACTGTTTGGCAAGCGGTCGGCGCTCCGGCCGCAGCGTCATGA
- a CDS encoding AAA family ATPase: MTTTIAVAGKGGTGKTTIAGLLIRYIRENNLGTVLAIDADPSSNLNIILNLPLDNTVGDMREELLNKVKTGSAALGMSKQDYVEYKINESLVEGEGIDLLAMGRPEGPGCYCAANNWLRICIDRLEAGYNYVVIDNEAGLEHLSRRTTRDVDLLLIVSDPTQRGLLTAVRIVDLVKELQTNVGAVYLIINRLNGDLPEPLQQIIASIRVELIGTIPDDPTIAAFEATGRPLIELPAESIAYKSIRQIASRMRLAPDRVIPETLAKSH, translated from the coding sequence ATGACAACGACCATCGCTGTGGCCGGCAAGGGGGGTACGGGCAAAACGACCATCGCCGGTCTGTTGATAAGATATATCCGAGAGAACAACCTTGGAACGGTACTGGCCATCGACGCCGATCCCAGCTCTAACTTGAATATCATACTCAATCTACCGCTTGACAATACAGTCGGCGACATGCGCGAAGAGCTACTGAATAAAGTAAAAACCGGATCGGCCGCATTAGGAATGTCCAAGCAAGATTATGTAGAGTATAAGATCAACGAATCCTTAGTAGAGGGCGAGGGGATCGACCTTCTGGCCATGGGACGCCCCGAGGGGCCGGGTTGCTATTGCGCCGCCAATAATTGGTTGAGGATTTGCATCGATCGCCTTGAAGCTGGCTACAACTACGTAGTGATTGACAATGAGGCCGGCTTAGAACACCTGAGCAGACGTACGACCCGCGATGTCGATCTTCTGCTCATTGTGTCCGATCCCACGCAGCGGGGTTTGCTTACCGCTGTGCGGATCGTTGACCTGGTCAAAGAGCTACAGACCAATGTTGGGGCGGTTTATCTCATCATCAACCGTCTCAATGGTGATCTTCCAGAGCCATTACAACAGATCATCGCTTCGATTCGGGTTGAACTGATCGGCACCATACCCGACGATCCCACCATCGCCGCCTTCGAGGCCACGGGCCGTCCTCTAATAGAGTTGCCTGCAGAATCGATCGCCTACAAGTCTATTCGACAGATCGCCAGCCGGATGAGGCTAGCGCCTGATAGAGTGATCCCTGAAACACTTGCTAAAAGTCATTAA
- a CDS encoding ASKHA domain-containing protein yields the protein MSDVARLAGIDLATPCGGEGRCGRCKVRIEMGEVATRQTPHLTTNEAEQGIVLACQTVVKGDTIIFVEPRPVTAPQVEIWTTAERIALPIKCEWRHNPRIRKIYLEMEPPSLADNTNDFDRLRQALTHQEQIKQLGADLPILRIIAHTLRAADWRVTAVLEMPGLELNDNENLFPPDERGARLIGLLPGNRSGNSLGVAVDIGTTTIVIYLVDLISGKVLDTASAYNAQISCGEDIISRIIYAQRGDGLSHLQRLAIKTINELLTELAGRNRLQLGEINEMIVAGNTTMIHLFLGIPPRYIREEPYIPTITHPPAVTAGELGITINPHASIQCMPAVGSYVGGDITAGVISSGLFQSERLSLFIDIGTNGEIVLGNADWLATCACSAGPAFEGGGVRHGMRASSGAIDEIWINGRTYEPTYRVIGNVPPRGICGSGLISALAEMFITGIVDKGGRLQRELNTPRVRIGEYGPEYVIAWAPETAHTQDIVLTETDINNLIRAKGAIYAGFSILLRYVGLNMEDVKEILIGGAFGQHLNVEKAIQIGLLPDVPWDKFKYLGNTSILGAYTALLCRDMRKVVSDVARRMTYLELSANNAFMDEYTSCLFLPHTNIEAFPSVERLLRERGQSLVAGKY from the coding sequence TTGTCTGACGTCGCCCGCTTGGCCGGGATAGATTTAGCTACACCGTGTGGCGGGGAAGGACGCTGTGGACGGTGCAAAGTACGAATCGAAATGGGCGAAGTTGCCACGCGCCAAACCCCTCATCTCACCACTAACGAAGCCGAACAAGGGATTGTCCTCGCCTGCCAGACCGTGGTCAAGGGCGACACTATCATCTTCGTGGAGCCCCGCCCTGTCACTGCGCCTCAGGTAGAGATCTGGACTACAGCAGAAAGGATAGCTCTGCCCATTAAATGTGAATGGCGCCACAATCCGCGTATCAGAAAGATTTATTTAGAAATGGAGCCTCCAAGCCTAGCCGACAATACTAACGACTTCGACCGATTGCGACAAGCCCTAACCCATCAGGAGCAGATCAAGCAGCTCGGAGCGGACCTACCGATTCTGCGTATCATCGCTCACACCCTACGCGCTGCCGATTGGAGGGTTACTGCCGTTCTCGAGATGCCCGGTCTAGAACTGAACGATAACGAGAATCTCTTCCCTCCTGACGAGCGCGGGGCACGTCTGATCGGGCTTCTCCCCGGCAACCGCAGCGGCAACTCCCTGGGTGTGGCCGTTGACATTGGGACAACCACCATAGTCATCTACCTCGTTGACCTTATCAGTGGTAAGGTGCTGGATACAGCCTCTGCCTATAATGCCCAAATTAGCTGTGGTGAGGATATCATCTCACGCATCATCTATGCCCAGCGAGGCGATGGGCTGAGCCATTTGCAACGCCTGGCGATCAAGACGATCAATGAACTCTTGACTGAGTTAGCTGGCCGCAACCGTTTACAACTTGGCGAAATTAACGAGATGATAGTCGCTGGCAATACTACGATGATTCACCTTTTCCTGGGAATCCCTCCCCGATATATTCGAGAGGAGCCTTATATCCCAACTATAACCCATCCTCCCGCTGTAACAGCAGGCGAACTGGGCATAACGATTAATCCCCACGCCAGTATCCAGTGTATGCCGGCTGTTGGTAGCTATGTAGGGGGAGATATTACCGCCGGGGTGATCAGCTCTGGGCTCTTTCAGAGCGAACGCCTTAGCCTCTTCATAGATATTGGGACAAACGGCGAGATCGTCCTCGGTAATGCTGATTGGTTAGCAACCTGCGCCTGCTCCGCCGGCCCGGCTTTTGAGGGCGGTGGTGTTCGACACGGAATGAGAGCCTCCAGTGGAGCCATCGATGAAATCTGGATTAATGGCCGCACCTATGAGCCAACCTATCGCGTTATTGGCAACGTTCCCCCGCGAGGCATCTGCGGCTCTGGATTGATCTCCGCTCTGGCCGAGATGTTCATCACCGGCATTGTAGACAAAGGCGGAAGACTCCAACGCGAGCTGAATACGCCCCGCGTACGCATCGGTGAGTATGGACCCGAATACGTCATCGCCTGGGCCCCAGAGACTGCACATACGCAGGATATTGTCCTGACAGAGACGGACATCAACAATTTAATTCGGGCCAAGGGAGCCATCTATGCTGGCTTCTCCATCCTCCTTCGCTACGTTGGCTTGAATATGGAAGACGTCAAGGAGATCCTCATCGGGGGGGCCTTTGGACAACACCTCAACGTTGAAAAGGCCATCCAGATTGGACTCTTACCGGATGTCCCTTGGGATAAATTTAAATACTTAGGCAATACCTCGATACTGGGTGCCTATACTGCACTCCTTTGCCGCGATATGCGAAAGGTTGTCTCTGATGTGGCAAGGAGAATGACTTACCTAGAGCTCTCAGCGAACAACGCGTTTATGGATGAATATACTTCTTGTCTATTCCTGCCTCATACGAATATCGAGGCTTTCCCTTCAGTTGAACGGCTGCTAAGAGAACGAGGCCAATCCCTCGTGGCTGGGAAATATTGA
- a CDS encoding acetyl-CoA decarbonylase/synthase complex subunit delta: protein MTVQIPTEKWVGKVHEVQLGATSAEGGTRKRTVIVGGESTLPFLHFEGEIPHRPAIAIEIWDKKPAEWSPALLKVWGDLVNDVRRWAERAVQIGADIIALKLTPSKGEEKGYRGVKETVKTVLEAVDVPLIVYGPGIPEADNEMLVEVAEAGDGERLALGLCEDKNYRTIVAACLAHGHIAIGRAPIDVNIQKQLNILISDMGLPLDRILMDPTTGSLGYGLEYTYSVMERLRLAALQGDRMTQMPMICTVGEEAWRVKESKIPEGVPTAWGEFETRGVAWETITAATLLTAGADIVVLRHPQAVEAVKQTIEDLIAH, encoded by the coding sequence GTGACTGTTCAAATACCTACTGAGAAATGGGTAGGCAAGGTACACGAGGTACAACTGGGCGCAACAAGTGCTGAAGGGGGGACACGCAAACGAACTGTTATCGTTGGTGGGGAATCAACCCTACCGTTTCTACACTTCGAAGGGGAGATACCTCATCGACCCGCCATCGCCATCGAGATATGGGATAAGAAGCCTGCCGAGTGGTCTCCAGCTCTACTGAAAGTCTGGGGCGACCTCGTCAACGATGTCAGGAGATGGGCAGAGAGAGCTGTCCAAATTGGCGCAGATATTATTGCCCTCAAGCTTACCCCATCAAAGGGTGAAGAGAAGGGGTATAGAGGCGTCAAGGAGACAGTCAAAACCGTATTGGAAGCGGTGGATGTGCCCCTCATTGTCTATGGTCCAGGGATTCCCGAAGCTGATAATGAGATGCTTGTGGAAGTGGCGGAAGCCGGTGATGGTGAACGCCTCGCCCTGGGGCTTTGCGAAGATAAGAACTATCGTACAATCGTCGCTGCCTGTCTCGCTCACGGGCACATCGCCATCGGACGAGCCCCCATCGATGTGAATATTCAGAAACAGCTCAATATCCTGATCAGTGATATGGGCTTGCCCCTCGATCGTATCTTGATGGACCCTACCACTGGTTCATTAGGCTACGGCTTAGAGTACACCTACTCTGTAATGGAACGTCTCCGACTCGCCGCCTTACAAGGGGACCGCATGACTCAAATGCCGATGATCTGTACTGTCGGTGAGGAGGCCTGGCGCGTCAAAGAGAGTAAAATACCAGAAGGGGTACCAACAGCGTGGGGTGAATTCGAAACGAGAGGAGTTGCCTGGGAGACGATCACCGCTGCTACCCTTCTAACTGCCGGTGCAGACATCGTTGTGCTGCGTCATCCTCAGGCAGTGGAAGCGGTCAAGCAAACCATCGAGGATCTAATAGCTCACTAA